One Sodalinema gerasimenkoae IPPAS B-353 DNA segment encodes these proteins:
- the urtA gene encoding urea ABC transporter substrate-binding protein, with protein sequence MNKGLGRRKFLWYGSAAFGTSLILKACADPNSPTTAGAGANGDTIKVGILHSLSGTMAISETTVVEAEQLAIQEINANGGVNGKQLEVIVEDGASDWPTFAEKAEKLIDQDGVAVVFGCWTSASRQAVKDVFETRDHMLWYPVQYEGQECSKNIFYTGAAPNQQIEPAVQWLLDNKGDEFFLVGSDYVFPRTANTIIKEQLAAEGGTVVGEDYIPLGSTEVTPIIARIQQALPDGGVIFNTLNGDSNVAFFTQMQGAGMDPERYPVMSVSVAEEEVQQIGVDLLVGHYAAWNYFQTVETPENETWVEAFKAEYGQDRVTNDPMESAYLMVYLWKQAVEQAGDAYDLEAVRAAAIGQSFQAPQGLVTMNENHHISQMVRIGQVRDDGLFDIVWATDDRVDPEPWNQYVPETQGYGCDWSDPNKGGRFRLDEA encoded by the coding sequence ATGAACAAAGGTTTAGGACGGCGTAAATTTTTATGGTACGGCTCAGCGGCATTTGGAACCAGTTTAATCCTTAAGGCTTGTGCTGACCCCAATAGCCCAACAACCGCTGGTGCCGGTGCCAATGGCGATACCATTAAAGTTGGCATTCTCCACTCCCTTAGTGGAACCATGGCCATCAGTGAAACAACTGTTGTTGAAGCCGAACAACTAGCTATCCAAGAAATTAACGCCAATGGTGGTGTTAATGGGAAACAACTCGAAGTCATCGTGGAGGACGGAGCGTCCGACTGGCCAACATTTGCCGAAAAAGCCGAAAAACTCATTGACCAAGATGGCGTCGCCGTCGTCTTTGGCTGCTGGACATCTGCGAGCCGTCAGGCGGTTAAAGATGTCTTTGAGACCCGAGATCATATGCTTTGGTATCCCGTCCAGTATGAAGGACAGGAATGCTCCAAAAACATCTTCTACACTGGGGCAGCCCCCAACCAGCAAATTGAGCCTGCGGTGCAGTGGCTGCTGGATAACAAAGGGGATGAGTTCTTCTTAGTTGGCTCGGACTATGTGTTCCCCCGGACGGCTAACACCATTATCAAAGAACAACTCGCGGCTGAGGGAGGAACCGTCGTTGGGGAAGACTATATCCCCCTCGGAAGCACAGAAGTTACCCCGATTATCGCCAGAATTCAACAGGCGTTACCCGATGGAGGCGTGATTTTTAACACCCTCAATGGAGATAGTAACGTCGCCTTCTTCACGCAAATGCAAGGGGCCGGTATGGACCCTGAACGCTATCCGGTTATGTCCGTAAGTGTGGCGGAGGAAGAAGTTCAACAAATTGGTGTGGACCTGCTCGTCGGTCATTATGCGGCTTGGAACTACTTTCAAACCGTGGAAACCCCAGAAAATGAAACCTGGGTTGAAGCGTTCAAAGCCGAGTATGGGCAAGATCGCGTCACCAACGATCCCATGGAGTCTGCTTACTTGATGGTATATCTCTGGAAACAGGCCGTCGAACAGGCTGGGGATGCCTATGATCTCGAAGCGGTACGCGCCGCTGCCATTGGTCAGTCGTTCCAAGCCCCTCAAGGGTTAGTGACGATGAATGAGAATCATCACATCTCGCAAATGGTTCGTATCGGTCAGGTGCGTGATGATGGTCTGTTTGATATTGTCTGGGCCACGGATGATCGCGTTGACCCAGAGCCTTGGAACCAATATGTTCCCGAGACGCAAGGCTATGGCTGCGACTGGAGTGACCCAAATAAAGGGGGACGGTTTAGACTCGACGAGGCTTAG
- the purD gene encoding phosphoribosylamine--glycine ligase: protein MNVLVIGNGGREHAIAWKLLQSTRVNKVFCVPGNGGTASLPNCFNLAMSVTDFEGIARFAQVQGCPFVVVGPEMPLAMGITDYLSERGVPVFGPSQAGAQIEASKAWAKTLMVEAGIPTAASATFERHESQAAKDYVRRMGAPIVVKADGLAAGKGVTVAQTIEEAHAAIDEIASGRFQDAGETLVIEEFLTGQEVSVLALCDGKTVLPLLPAQDHKPIGEGDTGANTGGMGVYAPTPVLSEAGIAQVQTAILEPTLAALQARGIDYRGVLYAGLMVTQSGEIKVLEFNCRFGDPETQAVLPLLQTPLDTLLQACVDQTLGEQPPLDWHPGAAVCVVMASGGYPGDYEKGKAISGLAEAQETGALVFHAGTQLKQDQLLTSGGRVLGVTAVAESFSAAIADSYAAVHKIDFENAYFRSDIGYRIR from the coding sequence GTGAACGTATTAGTTATTGGTAACGGTGGGCGGGAACACGCGATCGCCTGGAAATTGCTTCAGTCCACGAGAGTCAATAAGGTCTTTTGCGTGCCGGGGAATGGGGGAACCGCGAGTCTCCCCAACTGCTTTAACCTTGCCATGTCAGTCACGGATTTTGAGGGCATTGCTCGCTTTGCTCAGGTGCAAGGCTGTCCCTTTGTGGTGGTGGGGCCGGAGATGCCCCTGGCCATGGGCATTACAGATTATTTAAGTGAGCGCGGGGTTCCGGTGTTTGGTCCCAGCCAAGCTGGGGCCCAAATCGAAGCGAGTAAGGCTTGGGCCAAGACCTTAATGGTGGAAGCGGGAATTCCCACAGCCGCCTCCGCCACCTTTGAACGCCACGAGAGTCAGGCCGCCAAAGACTATGTGCGGCGGATGGGCGCGCCGATTGTGGTCAAAGCCGATGGCCTCGCTGCCGGCAAGGGGGTCACCGTCGCCCAAACTATTGAGGAGGCCCACGCTGCCATTGATGAAATTGCCAGCGGACGGTTCCAGGATGCTGGGGAAACACTGGTCATTGAGGAGTTTCTCACAGGACAGGAAGTGTCGGTGTTGGCCCTATGTGACGGCAAAACTGTGCTTCCCCTGCTGCCGGCCCAGGATCACAAACCCATTGGCGAAGGAGATACGGGAGCAAATACCGGGGGAATGGGGGTCTATGCTCCTACGCCGGTATTGTCTGAAGCAGGGATTGCCCAGGTTCAGACGGCTATCCTAGAGCCAACTCTGGCCGCCTTACAGGCCCGTGGTATTGACTATCGTGGGGTGTTATATGCTGGCTTGATGGTGACCCAAAGCGGCGAGATTAAGGTCTTAGAGTTTAACTGTCGCTTCGGAGACCCGGAAACTCAGGCGGTATTACCCCTGCTGCAAACCCCTCTAGATACGCTCTTACAGGCCTGTGTAGACCAAACCTTAGGGGAGCAGCCTCCCTTAGACTGGCATCCTGGCGCGGCGGTTTGTGTGGTCATGGCCTCAGGAGGTTATCCCGGCGATTATGAAAAAGGTAAGGCAATTTCTGGATTAGCAGAGGCTCAAGAAACGGGGGCCTTGGTCTTTCATGCCGGAACTCAATTGAAACAAGACCAATTGCTGACCAGTGGTGGACGAGTGCTAGGGGTGACAGCGGTGGCCGAAAGTTTTTCGGCAGCGATCGCCGACTCCTATGCAGCGGTCCACAAAATTGACTTTGAGAACGCGTATTTCCGTAGTGATATTGGTTATCGTATTCGCTAA
- a CDS encoding calcium-binding protein: MRVLLTIPHYFNPQGSNAHGSLQTNPQPRIEGLTACLRSLYETFGTGQSYYAHDAEQSRVERQPANCYSRVELDVVICTTADFHLLDQLDQLRVPSALFRRESFSLEDPKWLGLGCHLVLKRQLGFYDYYGYFEDDLILRDGYFFQKLNWFNQHLGDEVVLQSNRFEVTQQGVPEKVYVDADFESISPLFADCPHDFSDKQRLSAQFLGQPLHFNRARNPHSGCFFLNARQMDYWTQQPHFMNFSRRFISGLETCATLGLMETFPVYKPAFENANFLEIQHRGDTLIQKWQEDNRFRYFSRRYSPRPPNPKSLG, encoded by the coding sequence GTGCGAGTTCTACTGACGATTCCCCACTATTTTAATCCTCAAGGTTCCAACGCTCATGGGTCGTTGCAGACGAATCCTCAACCTCGCATTGAAGGGTTGACGGCTTGCCTACGATCGCTCTATGAAACCTTTGGCACAGGTCAAAGTTATTATGCTCATGATGCCGAGCAGTCTCGGGTAGAACGCCAACCAGCCAATTGCTACAGCCGAGTTGAGCTGGATGTAGTCATTTGTACCACGGCGGATTTCCATCTGTTAGATCAGCTAGATCAGCTCCGCGTCCCATCGGCACTGTTTAGGCGAGAGTCTTTTTCTTTGGAAGATCCCAAGTGGCTAGGACTCGGCTGTCATTTAGTCCTAAAACGTCAGTTGGGATTTTATGATTATTATGGCTATTTCGAAGATGATTTAATTCTTAGAGACGGCTACTTTTTTCAGAAGCTCAATTGGTTTAATCAGCATCTCGGCGATGAGGTGGTTCTGCAATCCAATCGCTTTGAGGTCACTCAGCAGGGCGTTCCAGAAAAGGTTTATGTGGATGCGGATTTTGAAAGTATTTCCCCACTGTTTGCGGACTGTCCCCATGACTTTAGTGATAAACAGCGGCTTTCAGCTCAGTTCCTCGGTCAGCCGTTACACTTTAATCGGGCTAGGAATCCCCATTCTGGCTGCTTTTTCCTCAATGCTCGCCAAATGGACTATTGGACACAACAGCCCCATTTCATGAATTTTTCTCGACGGTTTATTAGTGGCTTAGAAACCTGTGCGACTTTGGGACTCATGGAAACGTTCCCCGTCTATAAACCGGCGTTTGAGAATGCTAACTTCCTAGAAATTCAGCATCGTGGCGATACCCTAATCCAAAAATGGCAGGAGGATAACCGTTTCCGCTATTTTAGCCGTCGCTACTCACCTCGGCCGCCCAACCCCAAGAGCTTGGGTTAG
- the psbQ gene encoding photosystem II protein PsbQ has protein sequence MSKIQWIKSRLGIGSRSRSLFVSLLAGMMLFLASCGNAPPAQPPTYTPDVVQRLESYANDIQGMRDRMGELDQLIRDRDWVYVDNFIHGPLGTLRQDMSLFNRNLLPQDQSQGRELAREISRHLEAISLAAQQADYATATRNYRETLTDLDAFIGLLPDAT, from the coding sequence ATGTCTAAAATACAGTGGATCAAATCTAGGTTGGGCATAGGCTCGCGTTCTCGTTCCCTTTTCGTCAGTTTATTAGCAGGGATGATGCTTTTCCTGGCCAGTTGTGGGAACGCTCCCCCGGCCCAACCCCCCACCTATACCCCTGATGTGGTGCAGCGGCTGGAGTCCTACGCGAACGATATTCAAGGGATGCGCGATCGCATGGGAGAACTCGACCAGCTCATACGGGATAGAGACTGGGTCTATGTGGACAACTTCATCCACGGTCCCCTGGGAACCCTGCGGCAAGATATGAGTTTGTTTAACCGCAATCTCCTGCCCCAAGACCAGTCCCAAGGTCGGGAGTTGGCTCGGGAAATCTCTCGTCATCTTGAGGCCATCAGCCTCGCGGCCCAACAAGCCGATTACGCTACAGCCACGAGAAACTATCGCGAAACTCTAACAGACTTGGATGCCTTCATCGGCCTCCTTCCTGACGCTACGTAG
- a CDS encoding sodium:solute symporter family protein gives MQSIDWLIVLSYLVITMGLGIYLSRKASSSLEDFFVSGRSLPWWLVGVSMAATTFSIDTPLLITGIVGNQGIAGNWLWWSFGISHLLTIYLFAKMWRRSEVITDAELTEIRYGGNMAAILRGVKAFIFAVPMNCIGIGYAMLGMVKVVDALQIWENLGMDAGDTQLKIWSVVGVSVFVLVYSGLAGLWGVVATDFFQFILALLGALLVAGIALDRIGGMETLISRIPEVTDINTLAILPFDIGGEGGLISFGEAAGITASAFFANIFIQWWAWRRSDGGGEFVQRFAAAKTEAEAEKAAWTFNIMHYVVRTWPWIVVALVALVVFPDLEDKELGYPMLMLEFLGPGLLGLVVASLVAAFMSTVSTSINWGASFITNDLYRRFINAEATQTQLVFVGRLSSVLVTGLGAIAAFLANDISQVFELIIAIGTGSGLVLMLRWFWWRVNAAAELTAIVASFIVGSLATVAAGWQVPPGSWLETWVVVPMSDYGLRVMAITVIVCTLWIVVMFVTPPESEETLDEFYRKARPGGLGWGRQQANTGLLPAQDLTLDLKRSVAANLLLFGMLLGCGGFLLLRSLFGWFWLIVAVIGGMWLRQLNKHKAIAIPRPGTEE, from the coding sequence ATGCAATCCATTGACTGGCTCATCGTTCTGAGTTACTTGGTTATCACTATGGGCTTAGGGATTTATCTCTCCCGCAAAGCCTCTAGTAGCTTAGAAGACTTTTTTGTCTCCGGGCGATCGCTCCCCTGGTGGTTGGTGGGGGTAAGCATGGCGGCCACGACGTTCTCCATTGATACCCCGTTACTCATTACCGGCATTGTCGGCAATCAAGGCATTGCCGGCAACTGGCTCTGGTGGAGTTTTGGCATTTCCCATCTGCTGACGATTTATCTCTTTGCCAAGATGTGGCGGCGTTCCGAGGTGATCACCGATGCGGAACTGACGGAGATTCGCTATGGGGGCAATATGGCCGCGATTCTGCGGGGGGTAAAAGCCTTTATCTTCGCAGTCCCCATGAACTGCATCGGCATCGGCTACGCCATGCTAGGAATGGTCAAAGTGGTGGATGCCCTGCAAATTTGGGAAAATCTAGGGATGGATGCCGGGGATACCCAGTTAAAAATTTGGAGTGTGGTGGGGGTGAGTGTTTTTGTCCTTGTCTATTCCGGGTTAGCGGGATTGTGGGGGGTGGTGGCCACGGACTTCTTCCAGTTTATTTTGGCCCTATTGGGGGCATTGCTGGTGGCAGGAATTGCCCTCGATCGCATCGGTGGCATGGAAACCTTGATCAGCCGTATCCCTGAAGTCACCGATATTAACACCCTAGCCATTCTTCCCTTTGATATTGGTGGCGAGGGGGGTCTGATTAGCTTTGGGGAAGCTGCCGGCATTACCGCCAGTGCCTTTTTTGCTAATATCTTCATTCAATGGTGGGCCTGGCGACGCAGTGATGGCGGTGGGGAGTTTGTGCAACGGTTTGCAGCGGCGAAAACGGAGGCTGAGGCAGAAAAGGCGGCCTGGACGTTCAACATCATGCACTATGTGGTACGGACTTGGCCCTGGATTGTGGTGGCCTTGGTGGCCTTGGTGGTTTTTCCTGATTTAGAAGACAAAGAACTCGGCTATCCCATGCTGATGTTGGAGTTTCTGGGGCCGGGATTGTTGGGATTGGTGGTGGCCTCGTTGGTGGCGGCGTTTATGAGTACCGTCTCGACATCCATTAACTGGGGGGCTTCCTTTATTACCAATGACCTCTATCGCCGCTTTATCAACGCCGAGGCGACGCAAACCCAGTTAGTGTTCGTGGGGCGGCTGTCGTCGGTGTTGGTGACCGGGTTAGGGGCGATCGCCGCGTTCCTGGCTAATGATATCAGTCAGGTGTTTGAGTTGATTATCGCCATTGGCACGGGGTCGGGTTTGGTATTAATGCTGCGCTGGTTCTGGTGGCGAGTTAATGCGGCGGCGGAACTTACGGCGATTGTGGCCAGTTTTATTGTGGGAAGTTTAGCCACCGTAGCGGCCGGTTGGCAGGTTCCCCCTGGCAGTTGGTTGGAAACCTGGGTAGTAGTTCCTATGTCCGACTATGGACTTCGGGTGATGGCGATTACGGTGATTGTCTGTACCCTTTGGATTGTGGTGATGTTTGTCACTCCTCCAGAGTCAGAAGAGACCCTAGATGAGTTTTACCGCAAAGCCCGTCCGGGGGGGTTAGGCTGGGGACGACAACAGGCCAACACGGGACTACTTCCGGCTCAGGATTTGACCTTAGATTTGAAACGCTCGGTTGCGGCCAATCTCTTGTTGTTTGGGATGTTACTCGGTTGCGGTGGCTTTCTGCTGTTGCGATCGCTCTTCGGTTGGTTCTGGCTAATTGTGGCAGTGATTGGCGGAATGTGGCTACGTCAACTCAATAAACACAAGGCGATCGCCATTCCTCGCCCAGGAACTGAAGAATAG
- the hemL gene encoding glutamate-1-semialdehyde 2,1-aminomutase, with amino-acid sequence MVYTTLQTTKSEEIFAAAQKLMPGGVSSPVRAFKSVGGQPIVFDRVQGAYIWDVDGNQYIDYVGTWGPAICGHANPEVISALRDALDKGTSFGAPCYLENVLAEMVIDAVPSIEMVRFVNSGTEACMGVLRLMRAFTGREKIIKFQGCYHGHADSFLVQAGSGVATLGLPDSPGVPKAATSATLTAPYNDLEAVKELFKNNPDEIAGVILEPVVGNSGFILPDAGFLEGLRELTQDNGALLVFDEVMTGFRISYGGAQERFGVTPDLTTLGKIIGGGLPVGAYGGRADIMSMVAPAGPMYQAGTLSGNPLAMTAGIKTLEQLQKSGVYEQLHEKTKRLSDGLLNAAQEAGHTVCGGSLSAMFGMFFCEGPVHNYDDAKLSDATKFGEFHRGMLERGIYLAPSQFEAGFTSLAHTDEDIDRTIAAAREVFASL; translated from the coding sequence TTGGTTTATACGACACTACAAACAACCAAGTCGGAAGAAATCTTTGCCGCTGCCCAAAAACTTATGCCCGGTGGCGTGAGTTCGCCGGTACGAGCATTTAAATCCGTTGGCGGTCAACCCATCGTCTTTGACCGAGTTCAAGGCGCCTATATTTGGGACGTCGATGGCAACCAATACATTGACTATGTGGGCACCTGGGGGCCGGCTATCTGTGGTCATGCCAACCCAGAAGTCATCAGTGCGTTACGGGACGCCTTAGATAAAGGGACGAGCTTTGGAGCACCCTGCTATCTGGAAAACGTCCTGGCTGAAATGGTCATTGATGCCGTTCCTTCCATCGAAATGGTGCGGTTTGTCAACTCTGGAACTGAAGCCTGTATGGGAGTCCTGCGCTTGATGCGGGCCTTCACCGGACGAGAAAAAATCATTAAATTCCAAGGCTGCTATCACGGCCATGCCGATAGCTTCTTGGTGCAAGCTGGGTCTGGGGTCGCCACCCTCGGACTTCCCGACTCCCCTGGGGTTCCCAAAGCTGCCACCAGCGCCACTTTGACGGCTCCCTATAATGACCTCGAAGCCGTCAAGGAATTGTTCAAAAACAATCCCGATGAAATTGCTGGGGTCATCCTAGAACCGGTGGTCGGCAACTCTGGGTTTATTCTCCCCGATGCAGGTTTCCTGGAAGGCCTACGGGAACTCACCCAAGACAACGGTGCGTTATTGGTCTTTGACGAAGTGATGACCGGCTTCCGTATCTCCTACGGGGGCGCTCAGGAACGCTTCGGGGTAACTCCGGACTTAACCACCCTAGGTAAAATCATTGGTGGAGGGTTACCCGTGGGCGCGTATGGGGGTCGTGCCGACATCATGTCCATGGTCGCTCCCGCCGGTCCGATGTATCAAGCCGGAACCCTCTCTGGAAATCCTCTGGCGATGACCGCTGGCATTAAAACCCTGGAACAGTTGCAAAAATCTGGGGTCTATGAACAACTGCACGAAAAAACCAAACGGCTCTCCGATGGCTTACTGAATGCCGCTCAAGAAGCTGGACATACCGTCTGTGGTGGTTCTCTCAGTGCCATGTTCGGGATGTTCTTCTGCGAAGGGCCCGTGCATAACTATGACGATGCCAAACTCTCCGATGCTACGAAATTTGGTGAGTTCCATCGTGGCATGTTGGAACGGGGGATTTACCTCGCCCCATCTCAGTTTGAGGCAGGATTCACCTCCTTAGCTCATACCGATGAAGACATTGACCGCACCATCGCGGCGGCTCGTGAGGTGTTTGCGAGTCTTTAG
- the lptB gene encoding LPS export ABC transporter ATP-binding protein, translating into MKIVLDNIHKSYQKRSVVSRVNLSVSQGEVVGLLGPNGAGKTTTFYMVTGLVKPDRGRVWLDQRDITLLPMHERAKMGVGYLAQEASIFRNLTVQDNLLLVFEQTGVPRREWQKRLNQVIEEFNLGKVASTLGRQVSGGERRRTEIARSLSTGYGEPIFLLLDEPFAGIDPIAVNDIQQVIARLRDRNIGILITDHNVRETLEITDRAYIMREGEILASGSPAELYDNPLVRKYYLGDRFQV; encoded by the coding sequence ATGAAAATCGTCCTGGATAACATCCATAAGTCCTATCAAAAACGCTCTGTCGTCAGCCGAGTCAACCTCTCCGTGAGTCAGGGGGAGGTGGTAGGACTTTTAGGACCCAATGGGGCGGGGAAGACAACTACCTTTTATATGGTGACGGGATTAGTGAAACCCGATCGCGGCCGGGTTTGGCTCGATCAACGGGATATCACGTTATTGCCGATGCACGAGCGGGCCAAGATGGGGGTGGGTTATTTGGCCCAGGAAGCCAGTATTTTTCGTAATCTGACGGTGCAAGATAATCTCTTACTGGTGTTTGAACAGACTGGGGTTCCCCGTCGCGAGTGGCAAAAGCGACTTAACCAGGTCATTGAGGAGTTTAATTTAGGGAAAGTCGCGTCCACCCTCGGCCGGCAAGTCTCGGGGGGAGAACGACGACGCACGGAAATTGCCCGCTCCCTTTCGACGGGATATGGGGAACCTATCTTCTTACTTCTCGATGAACCCTTTGCCGGAATTGACCCCATCGCCGTCAATGATATCCAGCAGGTGATTGCTCGCCTGCGCGATCGCAACATCGGTATCCTGATTACGGATCACAATGTCCGCGAAACTCTAGAAATTACCGATCGCGCCTACATCATGCGCGAAGGGGAAATCCTCGCTTCGGGAAGTCCAGCGGAACTCTACGATAATCCCCTGGTGCGTAAGTATTATTTGGGCGATCGCTTTCAGGTTTAG
- a CDS encoding LptA/OstA family protein, which yields MNIPTLAKWRLALALSLPIALSGTIAPPTYSQANGGSPLTVRADQQEADARTGIVTARGNVQVNFPSRNLQATSNQAQFFSNEQRLVLTGNVFVLQEGNSIRGEVVTYLIDDGLFVAQPLPERQVEAIYMIPENGNGQRPSAPAPPALR from the coding sequence ATGAACATCCCAACATTGGCGAAATGGCGCTTGGCGCTGGCGTTATCTTTGCCGATCGCCCTCTCGGGAACGATCGCCCCCCCCACCTATTCCCAAGCGAATGGTGGCTCCCCCCTAACGGTTCGCGCCGACCAACAAGAAGCCGACGCACGCACGGGAATTGTCACCGCCCGAGGTAATGTTCAGGTGAACTTCCCGTCCCGCAATCTCCAAGCCACCTCCAATCAGGCCCAGTTCTTTAGCAATGAACAACGTCTGGTGCTGACGGGGAATGTCTTTGTTCTCCAGGAAGGCAACAGCATTCGCGGCGAGGTGGTTACGTATCTGATTGACGATGGCTTATTTGTGGCGCAACCTCTCCCAGAACGGCAAGTGGAAGCCATTTACATGATTCCCGAAAATGGCAACGGGCAACGGCCCTCCGCTCCTGCACCCCCTGCGCTTCGTTAA